TAGAAGAAAAGAATACCGTTTCTGATTACCATAGTCTGGAAAAGGAAAAGCAGAAATCCATTTTCTCATCTTTCATGAACCTGGACTGGCGGGGCCATAAAATTAATCTTATCGACACCCCGGGCACATCGGATTACATCGGGGAGGTGGCAGGAGCCGTTCGTATCGCAGATACCGCTATTTTTGTACTAAACTCGGAACAGGGGGTTGAAACAGCTACCGATTCACTCTGGAAATACGTTCAAAAGTACAGTGTACCTTCCATGTTTGTTGTCAATAAACCGGATACGGATCAGTCAGATTTCTGGAAGACTGTAAATGAAGCCAAAGAACATTTTGGACGCCAGGTAACAGTGGTGCAGTATCCATTCAGTGAAGGACCTGATTTCCACGCAATCATCGATGTGCTTCGCATGACGATGTACGAATTCCCCGAGAAAGGAGGGAAGCCGGATAAACTGCCGATCCCCGAATCGCAACAGGCCCGTGCCCAGCAGCTACATCAGGAACTTGTGGAAACCATTGCCGAGAATGACGAAACCCTGATGGACATCTATTTTGAGCAAGGAGAGCTGGACGAAGAACAAATGCAGAAGGGATTGCATATTTCTTTGGTTAACGGACAGATATTTCCACTTTTTGTGAACTGTGCGGCAAAAAATATGGGCACCGGCCGGGTAATGGGATTCCTCGATGATGTGGCTCCGAATCCCCTGGAAGGAAATCCGCCTAAAACTGAAGACGGAGAAGTTTTTGAACTGGATCCGGATGGTAAACCCGTGATGTTTTTATTCAAGACGCATTCCGAGTCACATGTCGGGGATTTGATCTATTTCAAAACTTACGGCGGTTCCATCAGGCCGGGAATGGATTTGATCAACAGCTCCAATGATTCCTCAGTACGCCTTGGAAGCTTATTCCTGACGGAAGGGCATAAGCGTATCGAAATAAGTGAAATTCAAACCGGAGATATCGGAGCTGTGGTGAAGCTGAAGGATGGAGAAGTCAACGACACCCTCCACGAAAAAGGACATGAAGTTAAACTACAAGGTATCCAGTTTCCTCCAACAACAATACGTACAGCCGTGAAGCTGAAGAAAGAAGGGGAGGAAGATAAGCTGGGACATGCGCTGCATCAGATTCACCGTGAAGATCCTTCGGTAGTCATTGAACACAGTCAGGAACTTCGTCAGGTTATAATTCACGGACAGGGCGAGGAGCATCTTGCTGTGATAGAAGATCAGCTCAGAAACCGATTTAAGCTGGATGTGGAATTCATCACTCCAAAAATTCCATATCGAGAAACCATTACCAAAGGAGTGAAGTCTCAATATAAACACAAAAAACAATCAGGTGGAGCCGGGCAATTTGCGGAGGTTCATCTTTTGATTGAGCCATACACAGAAGGAATGCCTCCACCGAGTGACCTCAAGGTTAGGGATGTTCAGGAGCACGAACTGGATTGGGGCGGTAAGCTGGTGTTTCAGAACTGCATTGTGGGTGGGGTGATTGACAATCGGTTTATGCCGGCTATTCTCAAAGGAGTGATGGAGAAAATGGAGAACGGCCCGATGAGTGGTTGTCGTGCCCGCGATATCCGGGTTTCCGTTTTTGACGGATCGATGCACTCGGTAGATTCCAACGAAGCGGCCTTCAAAACTGCAGCCCGGATGGCCTTCCGGGATGGTTTTATGCAGGCAAATCCACAGCTGATGGAGCCGGTTTATGAAATTGAAGTTACCGTTCCTTCCGACTTTATGGGGGATGTGATGAGCGACCTGAGCACCCGGCGCGGACAAATTCAGGGCATGGATGGTGAAGGTTCAATTCAAAAAATAAAGGCACATGTTCCCTTGGAAGAACTGGATCATTATTCAACCCGGCTGAAATCGATGACGCAGGGAAGTGCAACCTATACGCGTGCGTTCTCTCACTATGCCCAGGTTCCTCATGATGTTCAAAAACGAGTAGTTGATCAGAATCTGGAGCTTCAGGAAGCCTGAAGAACATTGAACAAGGAACATTCAACACTGAAGTGTTCCTTGATTAGCTTGATTTCAGGATTACCATGATTGTAATTCAGAGCGGCAGGAAGAGCCTTCGCTACTTAGACATGGAAATTAGCGATTAGTTTCCCTTATTGATGTATTCCAGATATCTGTTGGGCAGCTCAAAAGGGCGTTCTTTAGGAACGGGCGGGAAACGCGGGACGGCCTCCATTTTGGGGCGTTCTGGGCGGCGCTCCGGATTCCAGGAAAAACCGTCTAACTTTCGATCGGCAAGCCCGGCAAATTCTTCAAAGAAGTAGCCATCATTTTTGCCGGCTACCACACGTTGCAGGTCTCCGTTGCTGAAGTACATCACCGTTTGCGGGGATGAATATTCAACAGCCCCATCAGGTTCGTCAGATTCATTCTTGGTGTGATATAAAACCTGACTGTTCGGATAAATTTTAATGCGTGAAATATTTCCATCCGTAAAGTTTGCAATCAATGTGTCCCCTTTTATTTGGTGCAGGCGGCCGGTGGCGCTGTCTTCCTGTACAGCGATGGTTTTATGGTATGCTTTCAGCTGCTGTACTTCATTGCTATCCATTTGAACAGAGATGTAGGGGCCGGTAAGCTGAATATTATCATGCCAGGCAATGGGATTGGATATCAGCTCAAAAACCTCCGTTGAGGAATCATATAAAAGAGTATCAGAAACGGATGAGAATTTTCGGGACCAAACTCTGACGTTCTCGTATCCACGAATTAGGTTGGTTGAATCCTGCTCCAATAGTAACAGCTGATCACCAAAAATATGGGTGGTATCGGTGGTGTCAGAACTGATTTTTCGCATGTAGCCATTGCCGTCCACAAAGCGCCTGCCGGTAGAATCGGCTTCCAAATAATCTCCGGTTAGTGTCCCGTTGTTAGTACTGTCGGCTACAAAAATATTATCATACAGCTGTAGGTATTGGGTGGATCGATTGATGAATAAACTGTCTCCTTCCGCATACTGAGCTGAGTCGGATAACTGCACATTTCCTTTAAAAATAGCACTGTCTTGGTTTTGGAAATAGGTGCCACGTTCCGCAATCAGGGTTCCATCCTGATCTTCCAGTCGAATTCCATTATCAAAATAGGCGACCTTAGAGAAAAAATTATAGTCCACCCTCTTCCCAAAAAGAGTGGTGCTGTCTTGCATGATAATCACCCGACCGCGTAGTAAACTCAGGTCACGATTCGTGTAGTAGTAAAGGGTATCGCTCCAGATAGTCTCATCCGGTGTTTCAATTTGGATGTTTCCGAAAGCACGGATTTCATTTCTGTTTATGAACCGCCATGCACTGTCGCAAACCATCTCGATATTTCCGGTGGTGAGCCGGGCGTTATATAATTTCTGAATTTGCTCGCCATCCAAAGTGGCACCAACGGCACGACTGAAGGATTCGATGTTAATAACACTTTGACCAAATACGGACAACGGCTGCAGTAGAAGCAGTGCAAGTACAAGAGCAGATCCGGCTTTGGTAAAGGGGGAAAGAAATTTATTCATGAACCGAATATACAATTACGATGAGTTAGAATATAGCTAATCAATGACTGCACGCCCGCCGCCTTCGTTTAGAGTATAATTCGTGAGGTCTGAATCGCCAAAGAATCCCTCGGCTGCGATACTATCGGGCGGGGAGATGAAGATGACGAATTCCGGAGTACTCACCCGGTCTTTCTGCCGTTCCCATTTCAGATATTCAGAGCGAAGCTTTTTACCTTCGGGGGCATTTACACGAACGCTTCCAAACATCTCAAAAGCGGATTTATCAGGAAGATGAACGGCACTGTCGGTGTAAACATAAGTGTCCGGTTTCCCTTCCTCATCAAATATTTCGATGTAAACCGGGCCCGAAATTTTGCTGATGTTTTGATTCTCATTCTTAATGGAAGAGGCATAGGTTCCTGACAGCTTCAACTTAAGCTTCCCGTCTTCCATGATCTCCATATTAATTCCCCAGCTTTCAGTTGTAGTGAATAAGGAATCGCTCAGGGCTTCCTGAACCTGCTTATTCTCAAACTCGGTAAGTTCGCCACACCCTGAACCGGATAGCATCAGCATAACGGGCAGTATGAACAAGTGTGTAATCTTCATGTGCTGATAACGGTTTAAGCTGTAGCTATTGTCTGCCTGCCGATGATTGTATAGAACTACAGGGTGCCAAAGTAGCGGTCACCGGCATCTCCAAGCCCGGGAACAATAAAGGCATTCTCATTCAGCCTTTCATCGATAGCGGCCGTAATAATAGGAACGTCCGGATGGTCTTCCCGAAGTCGTTTGATACCTTCCGGGGCTGAAATCAGTGAAACAAACCGAATGTTATCTGCTCCATTCTCTTTCAGGAATTTGATGGCATGGGAACCACTTCCACCAGTGGCAAGCATCGGGTCGACAACGAGTGTATATGCTCCCTTTAATCCACCGGGAAAATTATGGTAATAGTTAACCGGCTCATGGGTTTCCTCGTCTCTGTACACCCCAATGTGCCCGACTTTAGCATCGGGCATAAAACTTATGATGCCATCCACCAGACTTAATCCGGCCCGGAGGATGGGAATCACAAAAACTTCGGCAGCCGGCTTATAACCTGTCGCTGTTTGGATGGGGGTTTCTACTTCGTATTCCTGAAGGGGAAGGTCGGTAAGTGCCTCAGCTGCAAGGATGGTACCTATCGTTCCCATAGCACGCCGGAAGGGAGCGGTTTCTGTATTTTTATCCCGGAGGATACTTAGATACCGCTTTACAACCGGGTGATCTATTTCAGTAACCTGTTCCATGTTTAAATTTCACCTTTAGCTTCGAGCTCGTCCATTTTGTTGAAGTACTTCTTACTGGCTACCGCTACAGAGCCGGAAAGGGCAAACAGGGCGATGATGTTCGGGAAGGTCATCAAGCCAAGCGCAATATCACCGATTGCCCAAACCGTAGCCAGCGGGAATATGGCCCCGAGGAAATGCATCCCCAAGTACACGACTTTGTAGTAAATGATGGATTTGTCGCCAGCCAGATACTGTATGGATCTATCTCCATAGTAGCTCCAGCTGATGGCTGTAGAGACTCCAAAGAGGAGCACGCATATAGTTACGATATAATCTCCGTAAGGGAAAATAGGTGCAAGACCTTTCTTGAAACCAAGGGATGTTAGCGGGGCCCCGTTTTCAATAATGCTGGTGTAGATATTATCTATTTCTTCACCGGCTTCGTTTGTGAAAACACCAACGCCATCAACCATTACAAGGGTACCTGAGAAGGCAGTAGTCTGATCTTCATCGATAAAAAACTTACCAGTAGGAAAGTCATTACGTTCAACGGTACCGTTAACAGGCTCACCATCTTCAATCAACAGGGTGTTACTTCCATCGGTGATTTCAACAGCATTATTACTATTTCCGGGCTCATAAACCATGTCGTGGCGTTCTTCCCAAACTCCGGTACTTACGATTACAAGTCCGGTCATAGTACAAACTACGATGGTATCAATAAACGGTTCAAGCAGTGCTACCACACCTTCACGAACAGGTTCTTCCGTTTTAGCAGCACCGTGAGCAATCGGGGCCGAACCCTGACCTGCCTCATTGGAAAATAACCCTCGTTTTATACCCCAAACCAAAGTGGTAAGGAATAATCCTGAACCTACACCAAACAGCCCTGCTTCGGGAGTAAAGGCAGAAGTAAAGATGGTTCCGAAAGCAGGAATCACGTCGTCGGCATTGATGGCAAGTATGATAAGTGCACCCAATACATAGATAAGAGCCATGATGGGCATCAATCGAGAGGTAACCTGCCCAATACGCTTGATACCACCTACAATCACGA
The nucleotide sequence above comes from Gracilimonas sp.. Encoded proteins:
- a CDS encoding elongation factor G; translation: MKVYNPTRIRNVVLLGHSGSGKTTLAETMLFEAGAINRRGSIEEKNTVSDYHSLEKEKQKSIFSSFMNLDWRGHKINLIDTPGTSDYIGEVAGAVRIADTAIFVLNSEQGVETATDSLWKYVQKYSVPSMFVVNKPDTDQSDFWKTVNEAKEHFGRQVTVVQYPFSEGPDFHAIIDVLRMTMYEFPEKGGKPDKLPIPESQQARAQQLHQELVETIAENDETLMDIYFEQGELDEEQMQKGLHISLVNGQIFPLFVNCAAKNMGTGRVMGFLDDVAPNPLEGNPPKTEDGEVFELDPDGKPVMFLFKTHSESHVGDLIYFKTYGGSIRPGMDLINSSNDSSVRLGSLFLTEGHKRIEISEIQTGDIGAVVKLKDGEVNDTLHEKGHEVKLQGIQFPPTTIRTAVKLKKEGEEDKLGHALHQIHREDPSVVIEHSQELRQVIIHGQGEEHLAVIEDQLRNRFKLDVEFITPKIPYRETITKGVKSQYKHKKQSGGAGQFAEVHLLIEPYTEGMPPPSDLKVRDVQEHELDWGGKLVFQNCIVGGVIDNRFMPAILKGVMEKMENGPMSGCRARDIRVSVFDGSMHSVDSNEAAFKTAARMAFRDGFMQANPQLMEPVYEIEVTVPSDFMGDVMSDLSTRRGQIQGMDGEGSIQKIKAHVPLEELDHYSTRLKSMTQGSATYTRAFSHYAQVPHDVQKRVVDQNLELQEA
- the upp gene encoding uracil phosphoribosyltransferase, yielding MEQVTEIDHPVVKRYLSILRDKNTETAPFRRAMGTIGTILAAEALTDLPLQEYEVETPIQTATGYKPAAEVFVIPILRAGLSLVDGIISFMPDAKVGHIGVYRDEETHEPVNYYHNFPGGLKGAYTLVVDPMLATGGSGSHAIKFLKENGADNIRFVSLISAPEGIKRLREDHPDVPIITAAIDERLNENAFIVPGLGDAGDRYFGTL
- a CDS encoding sodium:alanine symporter family protein, whose translation is MEVFEQVVNWLNNLVWSTPEQFPLMVVVLLGFGIFITLRLGFVQIRRFAHGIKSVMGIYDNPDDTGDVNHFQALTTALSATVGIGNIAGVAIAIHYGGPGALFWMWVTAFFGMAIKYTECTLAVKYRIQNADGSVSGGPMYYIEKGLGSNWKWLAVFFAAMAVICSFLTGNAVQANTVADTMYSTFQIPSWASGLFTATFVGIVIVGGIKRIGQVTSRLMPIMALIYVLGALIILAINADDVIPAFGTIFTSAFTPEAGLFGVGSGLFLTTLVWGIKRGLFSNEAGQGSAPIAHGAAKTEEPVREGVVALLEPFIDTIVVCTMTGLVIVSTGVWEERHDMVYEPGNSNNAVEITDGSNTLLIEDGEPVNGTVERNDFPTGKFFIDEDQTTAFSGTLVMVDGVGVFTNEAGEEIDNIYTSIIENGAPLTSLGFKKGLAPIFPYGDYIVTICVLLFGVSTAISWSYYGDRSIQYLAGDKSIIYYKVVYLGMHFLGAIFPLATVWAIGDIALGLMTFPNIIALFALSGSVAVASKKYFNKMDELEAKGEI
- a CDS encoding OstA-like protein: MNKFLSPFTKAGSALVLALLLLQPLSVFGQSVINIESFSRAVGATLDGEQIQKLYNARLTTGNIEMVCDSAWRFINRNEIRAFGNIQIETPDETIWSDTLYYYTNRDLSLLRGRVIIMQDSTTLFGKRVDYNFFSKVAYFDNGIRLEDQDGTLIAERGTYFQNQDSAIFKGNVQLSDSAQYAEGDSLFINRSTQYLQLYDNIFVADSTNNGTLTGDYLEADSTGRRFVDGNGYMRKISSDTTDTTHIFGDQLLLLEQDSTNLIRGYENVRVWSRKFSSVSDTLLYDSSTEVFELISNPIAWHDNIQLTGPYISVQMDSNEVQQLKAYHKTIAVQEDSATGRLHQIKGDTLIANFTDGNISRIKIYPNSQVLYHTKNESDEPDGAVEYSSPQTVMYFSNGDLQRVVAGKNDGYFFEEFAGLADRKLDGFSWNPERRPERPKMEAVPRFPPVPKERPFELPNRYLEYINKGN
- the lptC gene encoding LPS export ABC transporter periplasmic protein LptC is translated as MKITHLFILPVMLMLSGSGCGELTEFENKQVQEALSDSLFTTTESWGINMEIMEDGKLKLKLSGTYASSIKNENQNISKISGPVYIEIFDEEGKPDTYVYTDSAVHLPDKSAFEMFGSVRVNAPEGKKLRSEYLKWERQKDRVSTPEFVIFISPPDSIAAEGFFGDSDLTNYTLNEGGGRAVID